The segment CCTGCCGGCAACGCGGCATGGCAATGGCCCACATTTGGGGGATGTCCGCCGTGGCGCGATGCGCCAGGATCAAGGCGTGGGTGGTCGAGCAGATTGCCCCGCTACCATTTGAGCCCCGCTGCCTCCCCGGCATGCGGGGCTTTTCTACATGGGCCGCGGGCGCCTCAGCGCGCCTGCAGGATGGTTTCGATGCGGGCGGCGGCCTCGCGCAGCGGCCCCAGGAAGCGCGTCTCCAGCTGGGCCTGGTCGCGGCTGCCCAGCACCATGCTGAAGCCCAGCCCGGCCACCGGCTTGCCGGCCTGGTCGCGCAACGGCACCGAGATCCCGGCGTAGCCGTCCACCAGCTCGCTCACCAGCACACAGTAGCCGTCGGTGCGCACCTGCCGCAGCGTGCGCGCCAGCGCCGTGCGCGAGCTGACCGTGAACGGCGTCAGCTTGCGCAGCGTGGCGCCTGCCAGGTAGGCCTCGAGCGCGTCATCGTCCAGGCCGGCCAGCAGCACGCGGCCAAGCGAATGCGCATAGGCCGGCATGCGCCGTCCCAGCGCCATGTCCACGCGCAGCAGCTGGCGCGGCTCCTCGCGCGCCACCAGCACCACGGATTCCGCATCGAGCACGCCCACCGAGCAGCTTTCGCCCAGGGACTCGCACAGCCCCTGCAGGTAGGGCCGCGCCACCTGCGGCAGGCTCATCGAGGCAAAGTAGGCATAGCCGAGCTCTATCACCCGCGGCGTCAGCGCAAAGTGGCGGCCGTCCTGCGCCACGTAGCCGTTGTGCTCCAGGGTCAGCAGCAGCCGGCGCGCGGCGGCGCGGGTCACGTCGAGCTGCTCGGCGACGTCCTGCATGGTCAGGCGTTCCGCGCCGCCGGCGAACAGGCGCAGCAGCGCCAGGCCCTTGCTCAGCGATTCCAGCAGTTCGTCTTTCTTGGCGGCTTCGGCTTGCGGCATTTCGGCTTAATACGGGGAAATGAAGGGGAGATCATATGGTTCTCCATGCCGCGCCGGACTTGCGCCAGCGGCCGGCATGTCCGTATGATAGCGTTTTCCGAACAAATGTTCGCAAAACAAAATTCACGGAAAAACGTGCCGCCACCGATGCGGGACGGCACAACGAAACCGGAGACAGCAATGAAGGTGATCACCGCACGCGAAGCGGCGGCACTGGTGCAGGACGGCTGGACCGTGGCCAGCGCGGGCTTTGTCGGCGCCGGCCATGCCGAGGCCGTGACCGAGGCGCTGGAGCAGCGCTTCCTGCAGAGCGGGCTGCCGCGCGACCTGACGCTGGTGTACTCGGCCGGGCAGGGCGACCGCGGCGCGCGCGGCGTGAACCACTTCGGCAATGCCGGCATGACCGCCAGCATCGTCGGCGGCCACTGGCGCTCGGCCACGCGGCTGGCCACGCTGGCCATGGCCGAGCAGTGCGAGGGCTACAACCTGCCGCAGGGCGTGCTGACGCACCTATACCGCGCCATCGCCGGCGGCAAGCCCGGCGTGATGACCAAGATCGGCCTGCACACCTTCGTCGACCCGCGCACCGCGCAGGATGCGCGCTACCACGGCGGCGCCGTCAACGAGCGCGCGCGCCAGGCCATTGCCGAGGGCAAGGCATGCTGGGTCGATGCGGTCGACTTCCGCGGCGACGAATACCTGTTCTACCCGAGCTTCCCGATCCACTGCGCGCTGATCCGCTGCACCGCGGCCGACGCCCGCGGCAACCTCAGCACCCATCGCGAAGCCTTCCACCATGAGCTGCTGGCGATGGCGCAGGCGGCCCACAACTCGGGCGGCATCGTGATCGCGCAGGTGGAAAGCCTGGTCGACCACCACGAGATCCTGCAGGCCATCCACGTGCCCGGCATCCTGGTCGACTACGTGGTGGTCTGCGACAACCCCGCCAACCACCAGATGACGTTTGCCGAGTCCTACAACCCGGCCTACGTGACGCCATGGCAAGGCGAGGCAGCGGTGGCCGAAGCGGAAGCGGCGCCGGTGGCTGCCGGCCCGCTCGACGCGCGCACCATCGTGCAGCGCCGTGCGGTGATGGAACTGGCGCGCCGTGCGCCGCGCGTGGTCAACCTGGGCGTGGGCATGCCGGCAGCGGTCGGCATGCTGGCGCACCAGGCCGGGCTGGACGGCTTCACGCTGACCGTCGAGGCCGGCCCCATCGGCGGCACGCCCGCGGATGGCCTCAGCTTCGGTGCCTCGGCCTACCCGGAGGCGGTGGTGGATCAGCCCGCGCAGTTCGATTTCTACGAGGGCGGCGGCATCGACCTGGCCATCCTCGGCCTGGCCGAGCTGGATGGCCACGGCAACGTCAATGTCAGCAAGTTCGGCGAAGGCGAGGGCGCATCGATTGCCGGCGTCGGCGGCTTTATCAACATCACGCAGAGCGCGCGCGCGGTGGTGTTCATGGGCACGCTGACGGCGGGCGGGCTGGAAGTCCGCGCCGGCGACGGCGGCCTGCAGATCGTGCGCGAAGGCCGCGTGAAGAAGATCGTGCCTGAGGTGTCGCACCTGAGCTTCAACGGGCCCTATGTGGCGTCGCTCGGCATCCCGGTGCTGTACATCACCGAGCGCGCGGTGTTCGAGATGCGCGCTGGCGCAGACGGCGAAGCCCGCCTCACGCTGGTCGAGATCGCCCCCGGCGTGGACCTGCAGCGCGACGTGCTCGACCAGTGCTCGACGCCCATCGCCGTTGCGCAGGACCTGCGCGAAATGGATGCGCGGCTGTTCCAGGCCGGGCCCCTGCACCTGTAATCCTGTCATTCGCGGCCGGCCGGGCAAGCACCGCCGCCATATGCATCAGTCAGACGGGCCGGCCATGACCGGTTCGCGAGGAGGCTCGCCACGATCTGTCATGACATTACTGAACCGCTGTCGCTTCATCCCGGCGCGGCACTGAGCCGCGCTCAGGCGGGCTGCTGCCCTTGCGCCTGGCTGGCCGGCAGCGCCGGCAAGGGCAGCGCCGGCTGGCAGGCGGCCGCGGCCAGGCCAAGGAACTGGCTGGAGGTGCGCAGGAACTGCTGGCAGGTCTGGCGGAAAAGCTCGAAGTCCATGTAGGTCTCGGTGAGTTGGGGTGGCGCGGTCCGGCCGTGGCCGCCGCGCCGCCGGCATCTTGCGTGGTGGATATGACAGTTTCTTGAAATCCCGCCAGCCTGTGCCGCCATCTGTCGCGCCAGTCGCACGGCGCTGCCAGAATGCCCACTGTGCTGGCAGAGGTGCTAAAATGTAAGTCTTTGATTCTCTTGGCCAAATGCTGCAGCCAGCATGGCCGTGCCGGAACCCTCCCGGCGCCAGGCGAGAGTCAGGGCGAGATGAGTTCCAGACGCGTATCCGTTTGTGCCGGGTTCGCCTCCCGCCAGACACCGATACCCATGACCACTACGAACGCACCAGAAGCCACTACCGCGGGGCAGACCGCCGTGCAGACATTCGACAGCTTTGGCCTGGACGCGCGCATCCTGCGCGCCTTGTCCGAGCAGGGCTACACCACGCCCACCCCGATCCAGGCACAGGCCATCCCGGTCGTGCTGATAGGCAAGGACATGATGGGCGCCGCGCAGACCGGCACCGGCAAGACCGCGGGCTTCGCGCTGCCGATCATCCAGCGCCTGCTGCCGCTGGCCAATGCCAGCGCCTCGCCGGCGCGCCACCCGGTGCGCGCGCTGATGCTGACCCCCACGCGCGAACTGGCCGACCAGGTCTATGACAACGTCGCGCGCTACGCCAAGCACACCGACCTGCGCAGCACCGTGGTGTTCGGCGGCGTCGACATGAACCCGCAGACCGACGCCCTGCGCCGCGGCGTGGAGATCCTGGTGGCAACGCCCGGCCGCCTGCTGGACCACGTGCAGCAGAAGTCGGTCAACCTGTCGCAGGTGCAGATGCTGGTGCTGGACGAAGCCGACCGCATGCTCGACATGGGCTTCCTGCCGGACCTGCAGCGCATCATCAACCTGCTGCCGGCGCATCGCCAGACGCTGCTGTTCTCGGCTACGTTCTCGCCGGAAATCAAGCGGCTT is part of the Cupriavidus necator genome and harbors:
- a CDS encoding acyl CoA:acetate/3-ketoacid CoA transferase; protein product: MKVITAREAAALVQDGWTVASAGFVGAGHAEAVTEALEQRFLQSGLPRDLTLVYSAGQGDRGARGVNHFGNAGMTASIVGGHWRSATRLATLAMAEQCEGYNLPQGVLTHLYRAIAGGKPGVMTKIGLHTFVDPRTAQDARYHGGAVNERARQAIAEGKACWVDAVDFRGDEYLFYPSFPIHCALIRCTAADARGNLSTHREAFHHELLAMAQAAHNSGGIVIAQVESLVDHHEILQAIHVPGILVDYVVVCDNPANHQMTFAESYNPAYVTPWQGEAAVAEAEAAPVAAGPLDARTIVQRRAVMELARRAPRVVNLGVGMPAAVGMLAHQAGLDGFTLTVEAGPIGGTPADGLSFGASAYPEAVVDQPAQFDFYEGGGIDLAILGLAELDGHGNVNVSKFGEGEGASIAGVGGFINITQSARAVVFMGTLTAGGLEVRAGDGGLQIVREGRVKKIVPEVSHLSFNGPYVASLGIPVLYITERAVFEMRAGADGEARLTLVEIAPGVDLQRDVLDQCSTPIAVAQDLREMDARLFQAGPLHL
- a CDS encoding IclR family transcriptional regulator C-terminal domain-containing protein → MPQAEAAKKDELLESLSKGLALLRLFAGGAERLTMQDVAEQLDVTRAAARRLLLTLEHNGYVAQDGRHFALTPRVIELGYAYFASMSLPQVARPYLQGLCESLGESCSVGVLDAESVVLVAREEPRQLLRVDMALGRRMPAYAHSLGRVLLAGLDDDALEAYLAGATLRKLTPFTVSSRTALARTLRQVRTDGYCVLVSELVDGYAGISVPLRDQAGKPVAGLGFSMVLGSRDQAQLETRFLGPLREAAARIETILQAR